A window from Cellulomonas sp. C5510 encodes these proteins:
- a CDS encoding ABC transporter ATP-binding protein: MSGRRRDREVPPLSSVPRFLLWQAARQPGTLVGGVLFGVLWMLCQVAWPYLLGRAVDEGVTGEPRDVLGWCGALLAVAVAQAATTTLRHRMAVTNWLRSSLGVARLVGHHSAGTGHAITATTAQGEIVATVSGDTLRLGEMFDVVARLAGGLVAYLCVAAVVAARSSALGVLVLVGVPVLAAALSLLIGPLQRRQQAYRHETGLLTTLGADTVAGLRVLRGIGGEDAFVDRYARQSQRARVAAVEVARTQSWLDGMQVLLPGVLVAALVWAGARLVAAGSLTAGELVTLYGYATFLVVPLRTGAEAAQVFTRGVVAARRVLAVLRIRPAVQDPGDPVEPPPRGAGLEDTASGLVVAPGRFTAVVDTDPDAAAAVATRLGRFDDAALRDAPVLWGGVDHRAVRVREVRRRIVVSDTTPHLFAGPLGDGLDVLAVREPDRARAHPRHGRIDAALDAAAARETVDALPGGLGAPVAERGRTFSGGQRQRLSLARALLTDAEVLVLVEPTSAVDAHTESLIAGGVRRAREGRTTVVVTESPLLLDRVDVVQVMDHGRVVGSGTHGELLRRADEVGDLYRSVVARTSSPAEPEPGVDPGGAEAGGVDALWDEGVHAGTLPAPAPPAQRVPPPARRRDGHVVLPPPGRHEALPPEPPAAPPGTPADDPHPDAPEGTDAPADR; this comes from the coding sequence GTGAGCGGCAGACGGCGGGACCGCGAGGTCCCGCCGCTGTCGTCCGTGCCCCGGTTCCTGCTCTGGCAGGCAGCACGCCAGCCAGGGACCCTGGTCGGCGGCGTGCTGTTCGGCGTGCTGTGGATGCTCTGCCAGGTCGCGTGGCCGTACCTGCTGGGCCGGGCTGTCGACGAGGGCGTGACGGGCGAGCCCCGCGACGTGCTCGGGTGGTGCGGCGCCCTGCTGGCCGTGGCCGTGGCGCAGGCGGCGACGACCACGCTCCGGCACCGGATGGCCGTGACGAACTGGCTGCGCTCGTCGCTGGGGGTCGCGCGCCTCGTCGGGCACCACTCGGCCGGCACCGGGCACGCGATCACCGCCACCACGGCGCAGGGCGAGATCGTCGCGACGGTGTCGGGCGACACGCTGCGGCTCGGGGAGATGTTCGACGTGGTCGCGCGGCTCGCCGGAGGGCTCGTGGCGTACCTGTGCGTCGCTGCTGTCGTCGCCGCGCGGTCGTCCGCGCTCGGCGTGCTCGTGCTGGTGGGCGTGCCCGTGCTGGCCGCCGCGCTCTCGCTGCTGATCGGCCCGCTCCAGAGGCGGCAGCAGGCGTACCGGCACGAGACCGGCCTGCTGACGACGCTCGGCGCGGACACGGTGGCCGGGCTGCGGGTGCTGCGCGGCATCGGCGGCGAGGACGCGTTCGTCGACCGGTACGCCCGGCAGTCGCAGCGTGCCCGGGTCGCCGCCGTCGAGGTCGCCCGCACGCAGTCGTGGCTCGACGGCATGCAGGTGCTGCTGCCCGGTGTGCTCGTCGCCGCGCTCGTGTGGGCGGGCGCGCGGCTGGTGGCGGCCGGGTCCCTCACGGCGGGGGAGCTCGTGACGCTCTACGGCTACGCGACGTTCCTCGTGGTCCCGCTGCGCACCGGGGCCGAGGCCGCCCAGGTGTTCACGCGCGGCGTGGTGGCGGCGCGCCGGGTGCTGGCGGTCCTGCGCATCCGGCCGGCGGTGCAGGACCCCGGCGACCCGGTGGAGCCACCGCCGCGCGGTGCCGGGCTCGAGGACACCGCGTCCGGCCTGGTCGTGGCCCCCGGCCGGTTCACGGCGGTCGTCGACACCGACCCGGACGCGGCCGCCGCGGTCGCGACCCGCCTGGGCCGGTTCGACGACGCGGCGCTGCGCGACGCACCCGTGCTCTGGGGCGGGGTCGACCACCGGGCGGTGCGGGTGCGCGAGGTCCGCCGCCGCATCGTCGTCAGCGACACCACGCCGCACCTGTTCGCGGGACCGCTCGGCGACGGCCTCGACGTCCTGGCCGTGCGGGAGCCGGACCGCGCCCGCGCGCACCCCCGGCACGGGCGGATCGACGCGGCGCTGGACGCGGCGGCAGCCCGGGAGACGGTCGACGCGCTGCCCGGCGGGCTGGGGGCGCCCGTCGCCGAGCGCGGCCGGACCTTCTCCGGCGGGCAGCGGCAGCGGCTCAGCCTGGCCCGGGCGCTGCTCACCGACGCGGAGGTGCTGGTGCTGGTCGAGCCGACGTCCGCGGTGGACGCGCACACCGAGTCCCTCATCGCGGGCGGCGTGCGGCGGGCGCGCGAGGGACGGACCACGGTGGTCGTCACCGAGAGCCCGCTGCTGCTCGACCGCGTCGACGTCGTGCAGGTGATGGACCACGGCCGGGTGGTCGGCAGCGGCACCCACGGGGAGCTGCTGCGGCGCGCCGACGAGGTCGGCGACCTGTACCGCTCGGTCGTGGCGCGGACGAGCTCGCCCGCCGAGCCGGAGCCGGGGGTCGACCCGGGAGGGGCCGAGGCCGGCGGGGTGGACGCCCTGTGGGACGAGGGCGTGCACGCCGGCACGCTGCCGGCCCCCGCGCCGCCGGCGCAGCGCGTGCCGCCCCCTGCACGGCGCCGGGACGGGCACGTGGTGCTGCCGCCGCCGGGGCGGCACGAGGCCCTGCCGCCGGAGCCGCCGGCCGCCCCGCCCGGCACCCCTGCCGATGACCCGCACCCCGACGCCCCGGAGGGCACCGATGCTCCTGCCGATCGCTGA